Below is a genomic region from Gemmatimonadota bacterium.
GCCGTCCAGGCTCAGCCGGAGGGAGACGCACCTCGAGGGCGCTGAGAGACGGCGGTGGCCCGACGGGCACCCGTCCCGACGGCGAAGAGACCGGCTCCCCTTGCTTCAGCGTGCGGACGATCCCATCGGGACTGATCTCGTACGCCCAGGCGAGAATGACGGCGATCGGGAAGCCGAGGACGATCAGTGCGAGGACGAGCGTCAGCGCCCAGTCGGGGAGGTCCAGGCCGGGCAAGAACACGGCCGCCGCCTGCGCCACGCTCGCTCCGACGACGGCGTAGACGATGGTGACCCGGATGACGTGGCGGCGGCGAAGCTCGGACCAGAGGCTCATGCGGGAACGAGTCGAGTGGAAGTCTCGGAACGGTCGCCACGGCGATTAAGCATGGCCAGGATGATGTGAAAACAGACGGGGACGAGCAAGGAAGCGGACGGGGCCGCGCGCGGACGTCCGGGGCCAATCCGGAACGCCGCGCCCCGTTTGCTCGAATCCGAGCGCTGCCTCCGCGTTATTCGATTCGGAGCGCCGCCACCGGGTCGAGTCGGGCGGCCCTGCGCGCGGGCCAGAGACAGGCGAGGACCGCGACCGTCCCCATCACGACCACGACCGCGAGTAGCGGGAGGGGATCGGTGGGTCCCGTCTGCACGAGAAGGCTCCGCAGGATCAGCCCCGCCCCGAATCCCCCGAGGAGGCCCAGCGGGAGCCCGATCGCGAGCTGCACCAGCACCCTGCGGAGCGCCAGCATCGAGATCTGGCCGGGCTCGGCGCCGAGCGAGATCCGGATCCCGAATTCCCGAATCCGCTGGCTGACCGAGTGTGCCGTGACCGAATAGAGCCCAACCGCCGAAAGGACGAGGGCCATCCCGGCCAAGACCGAAAACATCGTCCCGAAAATCCGGAATTCCCACCGCTCTTCGACCAAGACCTGATCCATCGTACGGACGCTGAAGAAGGGAAGATCGGGATTCACGAGCCGCATGTTCTCGCGGACCAGGCTGGTCACGGCCGGCAGCTCTCCGCGGGACCGTGCGACAAAGTATACGGTCCGAGCGGGGTTGAATCGGAGCGGGAGGTACACCACCGGATCCGGCTCGAGCTCCTGAACCGCTTGCTGCCGGATCGAGGGCACCACCCCGACCACGGTGAGCCAGGGCGCTTCTGCGACCGGGGCTCCTTCGTATCCCACCCGGATCTGCCGCCCGAGCGGATCTCCCTCCGGGAAGTGCAGCTCCACGAATCGCTCGTTCACGATCGCCACCTCCGAGCCCAGCGATCCGTCGGCCTCCGCAAAGGCCCTCCCGCGCGCGGCCGCGACGCCCAGGACATCGAAGTAGTTCTGACTCGCCGAGAGCACCGTCACGAAGGGGCGGGTCACTCCCTCCTCGACGGGTCGCCCATCCACCTCCACCCCGGAGCCGCCTCCACCGCCCAATGGAAGTGCGCTCACCAGAGCCGCCGATTGCAACTCCGGCGCGACCGCCAGTCGGTCCAGGAAGTCGCGATAGACATCCCACCGGGGAGCGAGCTCTGGATACTGCGTCAGCGGCAGGTAAGTCTCCATCGTCACGAGTCCCGCGGTGTCGATTCCCAGATCCATGCGGTACATGTTCATGAAGCTCCGGATCATGAAGGCGGCCCCCGAAAGGAGGACTACAGTCATGACGAGCTCCCCCACGATCAGCGCGCTGCTCCACCTGCGGACCCGGACCCCTCCGCTCCCTCCACGAGTCCCCTCCTTCAGGACCTCGTTCACGTCGGTCTTCGAGACGTGGAGCGCGGGTGCGAGGCCGAAGAGGAGCGCCGTCGCGATGCACACCGCCGCCATGTAACCGAAGACGACGGGATCCATGGTGAATTCCATCCAGTACGGCTTGCCGACGTTTTGCGTGACCGAGTCGAACCACCGAATTCCCACCACCGACAGGCCGAGCCCCAGGGCCCCGGCCGCGAGCGCGAGGAGGAGACTTTCAACGAGCAGCTGCCGTACGATCCGGTACCGGGTGGCCCCCATGGAGACCCGCACGGCGATCTCCCGGGTCCGTTCGGTCGAGCGGGCGAGGAGGAGCCCGGCCACGTTCGCACACGCGATGAGGAGGACGAAGGCGACGGCTCCGAGGAGGGAGAGAAAGACGATCCGGATCTCCGCGCCGTTCACCTCTTCATCGAAGGATGTGATTGCCGGAAGAATATCCCGGTTGGTGTCCGGGTAAGTCTCCGCGAGGCCTCTTCCGAGCGCGGCGAGCTCATCGCGAGCCTGTTCCATGGACACGCCCGCGGCGAGGGTGCCGAGCACATTGAAGGAGCGCACCCCTCGGTTGTCCGTTTCGGATGCAGCGGAGAGGTTCGACTGCGGGATCCAAAGGTCGGTGTTGTCGGGAAACCGCATGCCGGGGGGCATGACCCCGACCACCGTCGCGAGAAGGCTGTTGACCCGGACGGAGAGTCCGAGAACGCCCGGATCCCGACCGTACCGGTTCTCCCACACGCTGTGCCCGAGCATCACGACGGGCTCGGCTCCGGGCAGATCGTCGTCGTCCCGGAAGTCCCGGCCGAGGACGGGGCTCGCGCCCAGCTGCCGGAAAAAATTCCCCGTCACGTAAGCGCCCTGGATCCGTTCCGGGACCGCCTCATCGTCGGCGAGATTGACGGAGGCATTCAAATGACCGCTGAGGAAATCGAACGACCGGCTCTGGTCCCTGAAGTCCAGGTAATCCAGGTACGAGACCCCGATCTCTCCTCCCTGCGCGGTCCGGCTCGAGACAGCCATCATCCGGTCGGCATCCTCGAAGGGGAGGCCGCGGAAGAGAACTGCGTTCACGAAGGTGAAGACGGCAGTGTTCGCCCCGATCCCGAGCGCGAGAGCCGCCACTGCGGCCAGAGTGAACCAGGGTGCCGCGAAGAGACGGCGGAAGCTGAAGCGTACGTCCTGCCAGAGGTCCATGCGCCAGGCCCCGGGGTCGAAGGGTCGCGGGTCGCGCCTTTGCGAATCTCAGGACCCTACGACGGAGTGCGTAGAAAGGATTCCGGCGACCGCGCGCGGCGCGTCCCCCGAGGATCCCCTACCTCGCCACCCAGGGTGGCCGGATGATCAGCGCCGGGTCCGCGTCGGCTCGGGGGACGAGCTTCTGCGTGCGTCCGTACTGGTTGTCTCCCCCGTAGAGATTCAACTCCGAATCCACGGAGAAGGTATGGACCTCGAGGTATCCGTCGGGGAGGTCCCGCGGGACGAGCCAGGTGTAGAGGATGTTCCCTTCGAGGTCGAGCTTGATGAAGCGCAGCGGCGTGAGGTCGGTGATCCAGAGGGCGTCGTCGTTGACGATGATGTCGAGGGGCAGATTGAAGCCGTCCCAAACGTCCACGAACTCGAGCCGGGCCGGATCGTCAGTCGTCCGGAAGACGTTGATGCGACCGCCCGAGCGATCCAGCGCGTAGATCCGCCCGCCGGCCCCCACCGCGACGGCATGCACCCCGTTGAACTGGCCGGGGCCGTCGCCCTGGCTACCCACTTCGGAAAGATACCTCCCCTCCGCGTCCATGAGCATCACGCGGTGGTTGTCGAGCCCGTCCGCGATGAGGAACCGCCCGTCAGGGAGGAAGGCCACGTCCTGCGGGCGCGCGAAGTGGGATTCGTCGCTCCCCGGCACGCCCTTTTCGCCCAGGATC
It encodes:
- a CDS encoding ABC transporter permease, whose amino-acid sequence is MDLWQDVRFSFRRLFAAPWFTLAAVAALALGIGANTAVFTFVNAVLFRGLPFEDADRMMAVSSRTAQGGEIGVSYLDYLDFRDQSRSFDFLSGHLNASVNLADDEAVPERIQGAYVTGNFFRQLGASPVLGRDFRDDDDLPGAEPVVMLGHSVWENRYGRDPGVLGLSVRVNSLLATVVGVMPPGMRFPDNTDLWIPQSNLSAASETDNRGVRSFNVLGTLAAGVSMEQARDELAALGRGLAETYPDTNRDILPAITSFDEEVNGAEIRIVFLSLLGAVAFVLLIACANVAGLLLARSTERTREIAVRVSMGATRYRIVRQLLVESLLLALAAGALGLGLSVVGIRWFDSVTQNVGKPYWMEFTMDPVVFGYMAAVCIATALLFGLAPALHVSKTDVNEVLKEGTRGGSGGVRVRRWSSALIVGELVMTVVLLSGAAFMIRSFMNMYRMDLGIDTAGLVTMETYLPLTQYPELAPRWDVYRDFLDRLAVAPELQSAALVSALPLGGGGGSGVEVDGRPVEEGVTRPFVTVLSASQNYFDVLGVAAARGRAFAEADGSLGSEVAIVNERFVELHFPEGDPLGRQIRVGYEGAPVAEAPWLTVVGVVPSIRQQAVQELEPDPVVYLPLRFNPARTVYFVARSRGELPAVTSLVRENMRLVNPDLPFFSVRTMDQVLVEERWEFRIFGTMFSVLAGMALVLSAVGLYSVTAHSVSQRIREFGIRISLGAEPGQISMLALRRVLVQLAIGLPLGLLGGFGAGLILRSLLVQTGPTDPLPLLAVVVVMGTVAVLACLWPARRAARLDPVAALRIE
- a CDS encoding 6-bladed beta-propeller yields the protein MNGTWAWALRRAASLAILAFAAEAPASTLHAQEVDLSTVGPSPYEVVSGWHKPFARTGYAFGGNSGVFAESPDRIFIAQRGEVLLPDPIPPEFAGHAGSIGINVLTAADRRVWQNCLYTLDADGYVKELWSQWDHLCEGSEGPGPHRLRISPYDPERRVWVINETFHQIYVFSNDGSRLHLILGEKGVPGSDESHFARPQDVAFLPDGRFLIADGLDNHRVMLMDAEGRYLSEVGSQGDGPGQFNGVHAVAVGAGGRIYALDRSGGRINVFRTTDDPARLEFVDVWDGFNLPLDIIVNDDALWITDLTPLRFIKLDLEGNILYTWLVPRDLPDGYLEVHTFSVDSELNLYGGDNQYGRTQKLVPRADADPALIIRPPWVAR